Proteins from one Thalassophryne amazonica chromosome 20, fThaAma1.1, whole genome shotgun sequence genomic window:
- the znf384a gene encoding zinc finger protein 384a isoform X3 — translation MDDSHFNSSYFWSPVPTVQGQIENAMFLNKAKEQLGPEKASAPSFPHPSTSTNSSPHYPTAVLAIPSSVDAGMVRVVPKQEGGGSVTGHLHQSHTSQNVTVVPVPSTGIMTAAGLVITTPQGTLVPTASTQSFAAGHPAATTMIVSAVHPSNADKKEDIAIPPAVVMPTPSKRGRKSKQVMGRLGGVLPPGSDALILAHLAATGQHHTADPYDLSNDEDDHASKDGPKSYRCRMCALTFFSKSDMQIHAKSHTEAKPHKCPHCSKSFANSSYLSQHIRIHSGAKPYTCTYCQKTFRQLSHLQQHTRNHTEAKPHKCPHCSKSFANSSYLSQHMRIHTGAKPYTCSYCQKTFRQLSHLQQHTRIHTGDRPYKCNHPGCEKAFTQLSNLQSHRRQHNKDKPYKCHNCNRGYTDAASLEVHLSTHTVKHAKLFSCGLCNRSYTSETYLMKHMRKHNPDPLTVAATVAAQQAQGLTPGGGGGRGRGRGRGRGGAGRGAQLQNQQNPNSTGQNPNSRPTSSYPLPQQPTEAVVPCPFDLHQYKTVAASEIQYKPVTVGDLPVTHKDLCLTVSTSAIQVEHMNS, via the exons ATGGACGATTCCCATTTCAACTCATCATACTTTTGGTCTCCCGTCCCAACTGTTCAAGGACAG ATTGAGAACGCCATGTTCCTGAACAAGGCCAAGGAGCAGCTGGGTCCTGAGAAGGCCAGCGCTCCTTCCTTCCCTCACCCCTCCACGTCTACAAactcctccccccactaccccacAGCTGTGCTTGCCATCCCCAGCTCAGTGGATGCAGGGATGGTGCGGGTGGTCCCCAAACAGGAAGGAGGTGGGAGTG TCACAGGACACCTCCACCAGTCACACACCTCCCAGAACGTCACTGTTGTGCCTGTTCCTTCCACGGGTATCATGACTGCAG CGGGGTTAGTCATCACCACTCCTCAAGGCACGCTGGTCCCCACTGCCTCCACACAGTCATTTGCAGCCGGTCATCccgctgccaccaccatgatcGTGTCTGCGGTGCATCCCTCAAATGCAG ACAAGAAGGAGGACATTGCCATTCCTCCTGCAGTTGTCATGCCAACACCGTCAAAGCGCGGAAGGAAAAGCAAGCAGGTGATGGGCAGACTAGGTGGAGTCCTCCCTCCAGGAAGTGATGCCTTGATATTGGCGCACCTTGCCGCCACTGGACAG CACCATACAGCTGATCCATACGACCTGTCCAACGATGAAGATGATCATGCCAGCAAAGATGGCCCCAAATCCTACAG GTGTCGGATGTGCGCATTGACGTTTTTCAGCAAGTCGGATATGCAGATCCACGCCAAGTCCCACACCGAGGCAAAGCCCCACAAGTGCCCCCACTGTTCAAAGTCCTTTGCCAACTCCAGCTACCTGTCACAACACATCCGCATCCACAGTGGAGCCAAACCCTACACCTGCACCTACTGCCAGAAAACCTTCAGGCAGCTCAGTCACCTACAGCAGCACACACG AAACCACACTGAGGCCAAGCCCCACAAGTGTCCGCACTGCTCCAAGTCGTTCGCCAACTCCAGCTACCTGTCCCAGCACATGCGCATCCACACGGGAGCCAAACCCTACACCTGCTCCTACTGCCAGAAAACATTCAGGCAGCTCAGTCACCTACAGCAGCACACACG GATTCACACCGGCGACCGGCCGTACAAGTGTAACCATCCTGGTTGTGAGAAAGCGTTCACTCAGTTATCCAACCTACAG TCTCACCGTCGGCAGCACAACAAAGACAAGCCGTACAAGTGCCATAACTGTAACCGTGGTTACACGGACGCTGCCAGTCTGGAGGTGCACCTGTCCACTCACACAGTCAAACATGCCAAGCTGTTCTCCTGTGGCCTCTGTAACCGTTCCTATACCTCG GAGACGTACCTCATGAAACACATGAGGAAACACAACCCCGACCCGCTGACCGTGGCAGCGACCGTCGCCGCTCAGCAGGCCCAGGGCCTGACGCCGGGTGGAGGAGGGGGCCGCGGGCGAGGCCGCGGGCGAGGCAGAGGAGGCGCGGGGCGAGGAGCTCAGCTTCAAAACCAGCAGAACCCAAACAGCACCGGCCAGAATCCAAACTCCAGACCCACCAGCAGCTACCCACTACCCCAGCAGCCCACAGAAGCTGTGGTTCCGTGTCCATTCGACCTGCACCAGTACAAGACAGTGGCAGCCAGCGAGATCCAGTACAAACCAGTCACTGTGGGAGACCTGCCAGTGACCCACAAAGACCTTTGCCTCACTGTCTCCACATCGGCCATCCAGGTGGAACACATGAACTCGTAA
- the znf384a gene encoding zinc finger protein 384a isoform X2, with amino-acid sequence MDDSHFNSSYFWSPVPTVQGQIENAMFLNKAKEQLGPEKASAPSFPHPSTSTNSSPHYPTAVLAIPSSVDAGMVRVVPKQEGGGSGAGGGGGVTGHLHQSHTSQNVTVVPVPSTGIMTAAGLVITTPQGTLVPTASTQSFAAGHPAATTMIVSAVHPSNADKKEDIAIPPAVVMPTPSKRGRKSKQVMGRLGGVLPPGSDALILAHLAATGQHHTADPYDLSNDEDDHASKDGPKSYRCRMCALTFFSKSDMQIHAKSHTEAKPHKCPHCSKSFANSSYLSQHIRIHSGAKPYTCTYCQKTFRQLSHLQQHTRNHTEAKPHKCPHCSKSFANSSYLSQHMRIHTGAKPYTCSYCQKTFRQLSHLQQHTRIHTGDRPYKCNHPGCEKAFTQLSNLQSHRRQHNKDKPYKCHNCNRGYTDAASLEVHLSTHTVKHAKLFSCGLCNRSYTSETYLMKHMRKHNPDPLTVAATVAAQQAQGLTPGGGGGRGRGRGRGRGGAGRGAQLQNQQNPNSTGQNPNSRPTSSYPLPQQPTEAVVPCPFDLHQYKTVAASEIQYKPVTVGDLPVTHKDLCLTVSTSAIQVEHMNS; translated from the exons ATGGACGATTCCCATTTCAACTCATCATACTTTTGGTCTCCCGTCCCAACTGTTCAAGGACAG ATTGAGAACGCCATGTTCCTGAACAAGGCCAAGGAGCAGCTGGGTCCTGAGAAGGCCAGCGCTCCTTCCTTCCCTCACCCCTCCACGTCTACAAactcctccccccactaccccacAGCTGTGCTTGCCATCCCCAGCTCAGTGGATGCAGGGATGGTGCGGGTGGTCCCCAAACAGGAAGGAGGTGGGAGTGGTGCAGGAGGAGGAGGCGGCG TCACAGGACACCTCCACCAGTCACACACCTCCCAGAACGTCACTGTTGTGCCTGTTCCTTCCACGGGTATCATGACTGCAG CGGGGTTAGTCATCACCACTCCTCAAGGCACGCTGGTCCCCACTGCCTCCACACAGTCATTTGCAGCCGGTCATCccgctgccaccaccatgatcGTGTCTGCGGTGCATCCCTCAAATGCAG ACAAGAAGGAGGACATTGCCATTCCTCCTGCAGTTGTCATGCCAACACCGTCAAAGCGCGGAAGGAAAAGCAAGCAGGTGATGGGCAGACTAGGTGGAGTCCTCCCTCCAGGAAGTGATGCCTTGATATTGGCGCACCTTGCCGCCACTGGACAG CACCATACAGCTGATCCATACGACCTGTCCAACGATGAAGATGATCATGCCAGCAAAGATGGCCCCAAATCCTACAG GTGTCGGATGTGCGCATTGACGTTTTTCAGCAAGTCGGATATGCAGATCCACGCCAAGTCCCACACCGAGGCAAAGCCCCACAAGTGCCCCCACTGTTCAAAGTCCTTTGCCAACTCCAGCTACCTGTCACAACACATCCGCATCCACAGTGGAGCCAAACCCTACACCTGCACCTACTGCCAGAAAACCTTCAGGCAGCTCAGTCACCTACAGCAGCACACACG AAACCACACTGAGGCCAAGCCCCACAAGTGTCCGCACTGCTCCAAGTCGTTCGCCAACTCCAGCTACCTGTCCCAGCACATGCGCATCCACACGGGAGCCAAACCCTACACCTGCTCCTACTGCCAGAAAACATTCAGGCAGCTCAGTCACCTACAGCAGCACACACG GATTCACACCGGCGACCGGCCGTACAAGTGTAACCATCCTGGTTGTGAGAAAGCGTTCACTCAGTTATCCAACCTACAG TCTCACCGTCGGCAGCACAACAAAGACAAGCCGTACAAGTGCCATAACTGTAACCGTGGTTACACGGACGCTGCCAGTCTGGAGGTGCACCTGTCCACTCACACAGTCAAACATGCCAAGCTGTTCTCCTGTGGCCTCTGTAACCGTTCCTATACCTCG GAGACGTACCTCATGAAACACATGAGGAAACACAACCCCGACCCGCTGACCGTGGCAGCGACCGTCGCCGCTCAGCAGGCCCAGGGCCTGACGCCGGGTGGAGGAGGGGGCCGCGGGCGAGGCCGCGGGCGAGGCAGAGGAGGCGCGGGGCGAGGAGCTCAGCTTCAAAACCAGCAGAACCCAAACAGCACCGGCCAGAATCCAAACTCCAGACCCACCAGCAGCTACCCACTACCCCAGCAGCCCACAGAAGCTGTGGTTCCGTGTCCATTCGACCTGCACCAGTACAAGACAGTGGCAGCCAGCGAGATCCAGTACAAACCAGTCACTGTGGGAGACCTGCCAGTGACCCACAAAGACCTTTGCCTCACTGTCTCCACATCGGCCATCCAGGTGGAACACATGAACTCGTAA
- the znf384a gene encoding zinc finger protein 384a isoform X1: MDDSHFNSSYFWSPVPTVQGQIENAMFLNKAKEQLGPEKASAPSFPHPSTSTNSSPHYPTAVLAIPSSVDAGMVRVVPKQEGGGSGAGGGGGGGGGGGGTALSAVTGHLHQSHTSQNVTVVPVPSTGIMTAAGLVITTPQGTLVPTASTQSFAAGHPAATTMIVSAVHPSNADKKEDIAIPPAVVMPTPSKRGRKSKQVMGRLGGVLPPGSDALILAHLAATGQHHTADPYDLSNDEDDHASKDGPKSYRCRMCALTFFSKSDMQIHAKSHTEAKPHKCPHCSKSFANSSYLSQHIRIHSGAKPYTCTYCQKTFRQLSHLQQHTRNHTEAKPHKCPHCSKSFANSSYLSQHMRIHTGAKPYTCSYCQKTFRQLSHLQQHTRIHTGDRPYKCNHPGCEKAFTQLSNLQSHRRQHNKDKPYKCHNCNRGYTDAASLEVHLSTHTVKHAKLFSCGLCNRSYTSETYLMKHMRKHNPDPLTVAATVAAQQAQGLTPGGGGGRGRGRGRGRGGAGRGAQLQNQQNPNSTGQNPNSRPTSSYPLPQQPTEAVVPCPFDLHQYKTVAASEIQYKPVTVGDLPVTHKDLCLTVSTSAIQVEHMNS; this comes from the exons ATGGACGATTCCCATTTCAACTCATCATACTTTTGGTCTCCCGTCCCAACTGTTCAAGGACAG ATTGAGAACGCCATGTTCCTGAACAAGGCCAAGGAGCAGCTGGGTCCTGAGAAGGCCAGCGCTCCTTCCTTCCCTCACCCCTCCACGTCTACAAactcctccccccactaccccacAGCTGTGCTTGCCATCCCCAGCTCAGTGGATGCAGGGATGGTGCGGGTGGTCCCCAAACAGGAAGGAGGTGGGAGTGGTGCAGGAGGAGGAGGCGGCGGTGGTGGTGGCGGCGGCGGCACAGCCTTGAGTGCAGTCACAGGACACCTCCACCAGTCACACACCTCCCAGAACGTCACTGTTGTGCCTGTTCCTTCCACGGGTATCATGACTGCAG CGGGGTTAGTCATCACCACTCCTCAAGGCACGCTGGTCCCCACTGCCTCCACACAGTCATTTGCAGCCGGTCATCccgctgccaccaccatgatcGTGTCTGCGGTGCATCCCTCAAATGCAG ACAAGAAGGAGGACATTGCCATTCCTCCTGCAGTTGTCATGCCAACACCGTCAAAGCGCGGAAGGAAAAGCAAGCAGGTGATGGGCAGACTAGGTGGAGTCCTCCCTCCAGGAAGTGATGCCTTGATATTGGCGCACCTTGCCGCCACTGGACAG CACCATACAGCTGATCCATACGACCTGTCCAACGATGAAGATGATCATGCCAGCAAAGATGGCCCCAAATCCTACAG GTGTCGGATGTGCGCATTGACGTTTTTCAGCAAGTCGGATATGCAGATCCACGCCAAGTCCCACACCGAGGCAAAGCCCCACAAGTGCCCCCACTGTTCAAAGTCCTTTGCCAACTCCAGCTACCTGTCACAACACATCCGCATCCACAGTGGAGCCAAACCCTACACCTGCACCTACTGCCAGAAAACCTTCAGGCAGCTCAGTCACCTACAGCAGCACACACG AAACCACACTGAGGCCAAGCCCCACAAGTGTCCGCACTGCTCCAAGTCGTTCGCCAACTCCAGCTACCTGTCCCAGCACATGCGCATCCACACGGGAGCCAAACCCTACACCTGCTCCTACTGCCAGAAAACATTCAGGCAGCTCAGTCACCTACAGCAGCACACACG GATTCACACCGGCGACCGGCCGTACAAGTGTAACCATCCTGGTTGTGAGAAAGCGTTCACTCAGTTATCCAACCTACAG TCTCACCGTCGGCAGCACAACAAAGACAAGCCGTACAAGTGCCATAACTGTAACCGTGGTTACACGGACGCTGCCAGTCTGGAGGTGCACCTGTCCACTCACACAGTCAAACATGCCAAGCTGTTCTCCTGTGGCCTCTGTAACCGTTCCTATACCTCG GAGACGTACCTCATGAAACACATGAGGAAACACAACCCCGACCCGCTGACCGTGGCAGCGACCGTCGCCGCTCAGCAGGCCCAGGGCCTGACGCCGGGTGGAGGAGGGGGCCGCGGGCGAGGCCGCGGGCGAGGCAGAGGAGGCGCGGGGCGAGGAGCTCAGCTTCAAAACCAGCAGAACCCAAACAGCACCGGCCAGAATCCAAACTCCAGACCCACCAGCAGCTACCCACTACCCCAGCAGCCCACAGAAGCTGTGGTTCCGTGTCCATTCGACCTGCACCAGTACAAGACAGTGGCAGCCAGCGAGATCCAGTACAAACCAGTCACTGTGGGAGACCTGCCAGTGACCCACAAAGACCTTTGCCTCACTGTCTCCACATCGGCCATCCAGGTGGAACACATGAACTCGTAA
- the znf384a gene encoding zinc finger protein 384a isoform X4, whose amino-acid sequence MDDSHFNSSYFWSPVPTVQGQIENAMFLNKAKEQLGPEKASAPSFPHPSTSTNSSPHYPTAVLAIPSSVDAGMVRVVPKQEGGGSGAGGGGGGGGGGGGTALSAVTGHLHQSHTSQNVTVVPVPSTGIMTAAGLVITTPQGTLVPTASTQSFAAGHPAATTMIVSAVHPSNADKKEDIAIPPAVVMPTPSKRGRKSKQVMGRLGGVLPPGSDALILAHLAATGQHHTADPYDLSNDEDDHASKDGPKSYRCRMCALTFFSKSDMQIHAKSHTEAKPHKCPHCSKSFANSSYLSQHIRIHSGAKPYTCTYCQKTFRQLSHLQQHTRIHTGDRPYKCNHPGCEKAFTQLSNLQSHRRQHNKDKPYKCHNCNRGYTDAASLEVHLSTHTVKHAKLFSCGLCNRSYTSETYLMKHMRKHNPDPLTVAATVAAQQAQGLTPGGGGGRGRGRGRGRGGAGRGAQLQNQQNPNSTGQNPNSRPTSSYPLPQQPTEAVVPCPFDLHQYKTVAASEIQYKPVTVGDLPVTHKDLCLTVSTSAIQVEHMNS is encoded by the exons ATGGACGATTCCCATTTCAACTCATCATACTTTTGGTCTCCCGTCCCAACTGTTCAAGGACAG ATTGAGAACGCCATGTTCCTGAACAAGGCCAAGGAGCAGCTGGGTCCTGAGAAGGCCAGCGCTCCTTCCTTCCCTCACCCCTCCACGTCTACAAactcctccccccactaccccacAGCTGTGCTTGCCATCCCCAGCTCAGTGGATGCAGGGATGGTGCGGGTGGTCCCCAAACAGGAAGGAGGTGGGAGTGGTGCAGGAGGAGGAGGCGGCGGTGGTGGTGGCGGCGGCGGCACAGCCTTGAGTGCAGTCACAGGACACCTCCACCAGTCACACACCTCCCAGAACGTCACTGTTGTGCCTGTTCCTTCCACGGGTATCATGACTGCAG CGGGGTTAGTCATCACCACTCCTCAAGGCACGCTGGTCCCCACTGCCTCCACACAGTCATTTGCAGCCGGTCATCccgctgccaccaccatgatcGTGTCTGCGGTGCATCCCTCAAATGCAG ACAAGAAGGAGGACATTGCCATTCCTCCTGCAGTTGTCATGCCAACACCGTCAAAGCGCGGAAGGAAAAGCAAGCAGGTGATGGGCAGACTAGGTGGAGTCCTCCCTCCAGGAAGTGATGCCTTGATATTGGCGCACCTTGCCGCCACTGGACAG CACCATACAGCTGATCCATACGACCTGTCCAACGATGAAGATGATCATGCCAGCAAAGATGGCCCCAAATCCTACAG GTGTCGGATGTGCGCATTGACGTTTTTCAGCAAGTCGGATATGCAGATCCACGCCAAGTCCCACACCGAGGCAAAGCCCCACAAGTGCCCCCACTGTTCAAAGTCCTTTGCCAACTCCAGCTACCTGTCACAACACATCCGCATCCACAGTGGAGCCAAACCCTACACCTGCACCTACTGCCAGAAAACCTTCAGGCAGCTCAGTCACCTACAGCAGCACACACG GATTCACACCGGCGACCGGCCGTACAAGTGTAACCATCCTGGTTGTGAGAAAGCGTTCACTCAGTTATCCAACCTACAG TCTCACCGTCGGCAGCACAACAAAGACAAGCCGTACAAGTGCCATAACTGTAACCGTGGTTACACGGACGCTGCCAGTCTGGAGGTGCACCTGTCCACTCACACAGTCAAACATGCCAAGCTGTTCTCCTGTGGCCTCTGTAACCGTTCCTATACCTCG GAGACGTACCTCATGAAACACATGAGGAAACACAACCCCGACCCGCTGACCGTGGCAGCGACCGTCGCCGCTCAGCAGGCCCAGGGCCTGACGCCGGGTGGAGGAGGGGGCCGCGGGCGAGGCCGCGGGCGAGGCAGAGGAGGCGCGGGGCGAGGAGCTCAGCTTCAAAACCAGCAGAACCCAAACAGCACCGGCCAGAATCCAAACTCCAGACCCACCAGCAGCTACCCACTACCCCAGCAGCCCACAGAAGCTGTGGTTCCGTGTCCATTCGACCTGCACCAGTACAAGACAGTGGCAGCCAGCGAGATCCAGTACAAACCAGTCACTGTGGGAGACCTGCCAGTGACCCACAAAGACCTTTGCCTCACTGTCTCCACATCGGCCATCCAGGTGGAACACATGAACTCGTAA